A stretch of Gemmobacter fulvus DNA encodes these proteins:
- the ccoG gene encoding cytochrome c oxidase accessory protein CcoG, with the protein MTSPDTEPHSLYAAREPIFPRRVKGTFRTLKWWLLALMLGAYYLAPWIRWDRGPALPDQAVLLDLANRRFFFFMIEIWPHEFYFVAGLLIMAGLGLFLFTSAAGRVWCGYACPQTVWTDLMILVERWVEGDRNARLRLHRQKWNAEKVRKRAVKWTLWFLIGLATGGAWVFYFTDAPTLLKDLVTGQAHPIAYTTIFVLTATTFLFGGFFREQVCIYACPWPRIQAAMMDEDTITVAYRDWRGEPRGKLHKGEPTAGQGDCIDCMACVNVCPMGIDIRDGQQLACITCGLCIDACNDTMDKIGKPRGLIDYLALTDETRERAGAAPKSVWKHVFRPRTILYTVLWAGVGIALVVALFLRSDIDVNVTPVRNPTFVTLSDGTIRNTYDVRLRNKLGEDHSYAITITSAADLALRIEGRDDNIVTVPANETFSTRVYLEAAPGSAAAEAERSDVRIWVGADVGNARVHHDTVFNGKGQ; encoded by the coding sequence GTGACAAGCCCAGATACCGAACCACATTCCCTTTACGCCGCGCGCGAACCCATTTTCCCCCGTCGGGTGAAGGGGACGTTCCGCACCCTGAAATGGTGGCTGTTGGCGCTCATGCTTGGGGCCTATTACCTCGCCCCATGGATCCGCTGGGATCGCGGGCCTGCCTTGCCGGATCAGGCAGTGTTGCTGGATCTGGCGAACCGGCGCTTTTTCTTTTTCATGATCGAGATCTGGCCGCATGAATTCTATTTCGTGGCGGGGCTGCTGATCATGGCCGGGCTGGGGTTGTTTCTGTTCACCTCGGCGGCGGGGCGGGTCTGGTGCGGCTATGCCTGCCCGCAGACAGTCTGGACCGATCTGATGATCTTGGTCGAACGCTGGGTGGAGGGCGACCGCAACGCCCGGCTGCGGCTGCACCGGCAGAAATGGAATGCCGAAAAGGTCCGCAAGCGGGCAGTGAAATGGACGCTGTGGTTTCTGATCGGCCTCGCCACGGGTGGGGCCTGGGTGTTCTATTTCACCGATGCGCCGACCTTGCTGAAGGATCTGGTCACTGGCCAGGCGCATCCGATTGCCTATACGACGATCTTCGTGCTGACAGCGACGACCTTCCTGTTCGGCGGCTTTTTCCGCGAACAGGTCTGTATCTATGCCTGCCCCTGGCCGCGCATTCAGGCCGCGATGATGGACGAAGATACCATCACGGTGGCTTACCGCGACTGGCGGGGCGAGCCGCGCGGCAAGCTGCACAAGGGCGAACCTACGGCCGGGCAGGGCGATTGCATTGATTGCATGGCCTGCGTGAACGTCTGCCCGATGGGCATCGACATCCGGGATGGCCAGCAACTCGCCTGCATCACCTGCGGCCTGTGCATCGACGCCTGCAATGACACGATGGACAAGATCGGCAAGCCGCGCGGCCTGATCGACTATCTGGCCCTGACCGACGAGACGCGCGAGCGTGCAGGTGCCGCGCCGAAATCGGTGTGGAAACATGTGTTCCGCCCGCGCACCATTCTTTACACTGTGCTGTGGGCCGGGGTGGGCATCGCGCTGGTGGTGGCGCTGTTCCTGCGTTCGGACATCGACGTGAACGTGACGCCGGTGCGCAACCCCACCTTTGTCACCCTGTCGGATGGCACGATCCGCAACACCTATGACGTGCGCCTGCGCAACAAGCTGGGCGAAGATCACAGCTATGCAATCACCATTACCTCGGCGGCGGATCTGGCGCTGCGGATCGAGGGGCGCGATGACAATATCGTCACGGTGCCCGCGAACGAGACCTTCTCGACCCGCGTGTATCTTGAGGCCGCACCGGGCAGCGCGGCGGCAGAGGCCGAACGCAGCGATGTGCGGATCTGGGTCGGCGCGGATGTCGGCAATGCCCGTGTGCATCATGACACGGTGTTCAACGGGAAGGGGCAGTAA
- a CDS encoding heavy metal translocating P-type ATPase produces the protein MTLAERITAADDYGHVSPSACPACAVAPSAERLAELTAPQDARLMLSIPTAHCATCISTVESGLAGVPGVRSARVNLTMRRVSVEAEPQVDAETLIAALKGVGYEAHELDAGLLSATETDRQGRDLLMRLGVAGFSMMNVMLLSVAVWSGAEDATRDLFHWISGAIALPTVVFAGQPFFKSAWAALRVGRLGMDVPISLALILASAISVFETMNSGHHAYFDAAVMLSFFLLAGRYLDHRTRAVARSAAEELAALEVPRATVIRAGTEQVVAISDLAVGELVRVRPGGRMPVDGVVIEGTSEIDRSLLTGESLPAWAGPDTAVSAGEVNLTGPLTLRVTAAGKDSSLHRMADLVAVAESAKTRYTSLAERAARAYSPLVHLLSFSAFGFWMWKTGGDLRFAINISAAVLIITCPCALGLAVPAVVTAASGRLFRKGLLIKHGTALERLAEVDTVVFDKTGTLTLGAPELTNLAAQPRQVAEVALALAEASSHPLAQALVQGARAAGLHPAQIRDLREVPGYGIEGQWNGRIVRLGRAGWCQAEALPMTATYLSLGDGQTHGFTFTDRLRPGAEAAVAALKAQGMAVRLISGDAEGPVAELAARLGIADWVAGALPAEKAALVGDLTAAGHHVLMVGDGLNDTAALARAHVSISPASALDAARVASDIVLLGQDMAPIADALRIAGQSTRRIKENFAISALYNVVAVPLALVGLATPLAAALAMSLSSITVSLNALRLK, from the coding sequence ATGACGCTGGCGGAACGGATCACGGCGGCTGATGATTACGGCCATGTCTCGCCTTCGGCTTGCCCGGCCTGCGCGGTCGCCCCTTCGGCCGAGCGGCTGGCAGAGCTGACCGCACCGCAGGACGCCCGGCTGATGCTGTCGATACCGACCGCGCATTGCGCCACCTGCATCTCGACGGTGGAAAGCGGGCTGGCCGGGGTGCCGGGCGTACGCTCGGCCCGGGTCAACCTGACGATGCGCCGGGTGTCGGTGGAGGCCGAACCGCAGGTCGATGCCGAAACGCTGATCGCCGCGCTGAAAGGCGTGGGCTATGAGGCGCATGAACTGGACGCAGGCCTGCTGTCGGCCACCGAAACCGATCGGCAGGGGCGCGACCTGCTGATGCGGCTGGGCGTGGCCGGCTTTTCCATGATGAATGTGATGCTGCTGTCGGTGGCGGTCTGGTCGGGGGCCGAGGATGCGACCCGCGATCTGTTCCACTGGATTTCCGGGGCCATTGCGCTGCCGACCGTGGTCTTTGCGGGCCAGCCTTTCTTCAAATCGGCCTGGGCCGCGCTCAGGGTCGGGCGGCTGGGCATGGATGTGCCGATCTCGCTGGCGCTGATCCTCGCCTCGGCCATTTCGGTGTTCGAGACGATGAATTCCGGCCATCACGCCTATTTCGACGCGGCGGTGATGCTCAGCTTCTTTCTGCTGGCGGGGCGCTATCTTGACCATCGCACCCGCGCGGTGGCGCGGTCCGCCGCCGAGGAACTGGCGGCGCTGGAGGTGCCGCGCGCAACTGTGATCCGCGCGGGCACAGAGCAGGTGGTGGCGATTTCCGATCTTGCGGTGGGGGAACTGGTGCGGGTGCGCCCCGGCGGCCGGATGCCGGTGGACGGGGTGGTGATCGAAGGCACCTCCGAAATCGACCGTTCCTTGCTGACCGGCGAAAGCCTGCCCGCCTGGGCCGGGCCGGACACGGCGGTTTCGGCGGGCGAGGTGAACCTGACCGGGCCGCTGACGCTTCGCGTGACGGCGGCGGGCAAGGACAGCAGCCTGCACCGCATGGCCGATCTGGTCGCCGTGGCCGAAAGCGCCAAGACGCGTTATACCAGCCTCGCGGAACGCGCCGCGCGTGCCTATTCGCCGCTGGTGCATCTGCTGTCTTTCAGCGCCTTTGGTTTCTGGATGTGGAAAACCGGCGGCGATCTGCGCTTTGCCATCAATATTTCCGCCGCCGTGCTGATCATCACCTGCCCCTGTGCGCTGGGGCTGGCGGTGCCTGCGGTGGTGACGGCGGCCAGTGGGCGGCTGTTCCGCAAGGGGTTGCTGATCAAACACGGCACCGCGCTGGAGCGGCTGGCCGAGGTCGATACCGTGGTGTTCGACAAAACCGGCACGCTGACGTTGGGCGCACCCGAGCTCACCAATCTGGCGGCACAGCCCCGGCAGGTGGCCGAAGTGGCGCTGGCGCTGGCCGAAGCCTCGTCGCATCCGCTGGCGCAGGCTTTGGTGCAGGGCGCGCGGGCGGCGGGGCTGCATCCGGCACAGATCCGCGATCTGCGCGAAGTGCCGGGCTATGGCATCGAAGGCCAGTGGAACGGGCGGATCGTGCGGCTGGGCCGGGCGGGCTGGTGCCAGGCCGAGGCGCTGCCGATGACGGCCACCTATCTGTCTCTGGGCGATGGGCAGACCCATGGCTTCACCTTCACCGACCGGCTGCGCCCCGGGGCCGAGGCGGCGGTGGCCGCGCTCAAGGCGCAGGGCATGGCGGTGCGGCTGATTTCGGGCGATGCCGAAGGGCCGGTGGCGGAACTTGCGGCGCGGCTGGGCATCGCCGATTGGGTTGCCGGGGCCTTGCCCGCCGAAAAGGCCGCATTGGTCGGCGATCTGACGGCGGCGGGCCATCATGTGCTGATGGTGGGGGATGGGCTGAACGACACGGCGGCGCTGGCGCGGGCGCATGTGTCGATCTCACCCGCCTCGGCGCTGGATGCGGCGCGGGTGGCCTCTGACATCGTGTTGCTGGGGCAGGATATGGCCCCGATTGCCGATGCCCTGCGCATCGCCGGGCAATCCACGCGCCGGATCAAGGAAAACTTTGCGATTTCGGCCCTTTACAACGTGGTGGCGGTGCCGCTGGCGCTGGTCGGTCTGGCCACGCCCCTGGCGGCGGCCTTGGCAATGTCGCTCTCGTCGATTACCGTTTCGCTGAATGCGCTGCGATTGAAGTGA
- the ccoS gene encoding cbb3-type cytochrome oxidase assembly protein CcoS encodes MEILTILIPVSLFLGGVGLVAFFWALKARQFEDPQGDAARILTTDYDDHPKP; translated from the coding sequence ATGGAAATCCTGACAATCCTGATTCCGGTGTCGTTGTTTCTGGGCGGTGTGGGGCTTGTGGCGTTTTTCTGGGCGCTGAAGGCGCGGCAGTTCGAGGATCCGCAAGGGGATGCGGCGCGCATCCTGACCACGGATTACGACGACCATCCGAAACCCTGA
- a CDS encoding FixH family protein, with protein MGEITGRQVFAVTAGAFAVIIGVNVLMAYKAISTFPGVEVKNSYVASQQFEANRTAQDALGWTLTPSYAPEDGLRLTFTDAEGLPVPVRELTVLVGRTTSTTADQKPQFVREAGAYLAPVTLAPGKWMLQVTAEAEDGTPFQQRLDLLVKG; from the coding sequence ATGGGCGAAATCACCGGACGGCAGGTTTTCGCGGTGACGGCAGGGGCCTTTGCCGTGATCATCGGGGTGAATGTGCTGATGGCCTACAAGGCGATCAGCACCTTTCCGGGGGTCGAGGTGAAGAACTCCTACGTCGCCTCGCAACAGTTCGAGGCGAACCGGACGGCGCAGGACGCGCTGGGCTGGACCCTGACGCCCAGCTATGCGCCCGAGGACGGGCTGCGCCTGACCTTTACCGATGCCGAAGGGCTGCCGGTGCCGGTGCGTGAGCTGACGGTTCTGGTCGGGCGCACAACCTCGACCACGGCGGATCAGAAACCGCAATTCGTGCGCGAGGCCGGGGCCTATCTTGCCCCGGTGACGCTGGCGCCCGGCAAATGGATGTTGCAGGTCACGGCCGAGGCCGAAGACGGCACGCCGTTCCAGCAACGGCTGGACCTGTTGGTGAAAGGCTGA